The Streptomyces luteogriseus genome includes a window with the following:
- a CDS encoding YrhB domain-containing protein, translating into MVTKERAVELVEALLSRERQESPWMARLPEAAVLDVKEHALGWLVTWQSVEYIRSRDIKKMLVGSGPYLVDRQDGSIHHIPVTTYVGESWEELYLQLVRGADRPIR; encoded by the coding sequence GTGGTCACCAAGGAACGCGCCGTGGAACTGGTCGAGGCCCTGCTTTCGAGAGAGCGGCAGGAGTCGCCGTGGATGGCACGGCTGCCCGAGGCAGCTGTCCTCGACGTGAAGGAGCACGCGCTCGGGTGGCTGGTCACCTGGCAGTCGGTTGAGTACATCCGCAGCCGCGATATCAAGAAGATGTTGGTGGGCAGCGGGCCCTATCTGGTGGACCGCCAGGATGGGAGCATCCACCATATTCCTGTCACCACATACGTCGGCGAGAGCTGGGAGGAGCTCTATCTCCAGCTGGTCAGGGGGGCCGACCGCCCGATCCGCTGA
- a CDS encoding tyrosine-type recombinase/integrase: protein MVAVVVVVAAAGLLRWRRPAWYWLTFGVILATVRVLVRYASVNMAKTLTATTVALLRAKPTQFAPAAVRAALREWAFNTNRRPDAPRDVVAIPMGRAKLLARLVSTWEDPEKVEQVLRAIGTRLDGKQAAAWSRKRSRRILNVAMKYAIRRRILRANPLPKGKESTAAVKTTNAVGKRSLLNPEQAAAILDWIRRRPRGGERLHAFFATLYYCGPRPEEAVVMRVEDVALPQPDAADQWCELLFHPATPEVGKQWTDTGEIHEQRDLKGRAEGETRTVPGHPALTRILRQHIEAEQLKPGDLMFQGESGGILAGSVIRRAWRNARKAVLPPHVFESPTGRHVYDNRNTRLTKWLNDGIPPAQVAEWAGNSVAVLLATYARCVEGQLPDLKRRLEAAGDLPEQPSTG, encoded by the coding sequence ATGGTCGCTGTGGTTGTGGTCGTCGCCGCTGCGGGTCTCCTGCGGTGGCGGCGCCCCGCCTGGTACTGGCTGACCTTCGGCGTCATCCTCGCGACCGTGCGGGTCCTGGTGCGCTACGCCTCGGTCAACATGGCTAAGACTCTGACGGCGACCACCGTCGCGCTGCTGCGGGCCAAGCCCACCCAGTTCGCTCCTGCGGCCGTGCGCGCCGCTCTGCGTGAGTGGGCGTTCAACACGAACCGGCGCCCCGACGCACCCCGAGACGTGGTAGCCATCCCGATGGGTCGAGCGAAACTCCTTGCCCGCCTTGTCTCGACCTGGGAGGACCCGGAGAAGGTCGAACAGGTCCTGCGCGCCATCGGCACGCGCTTGGACGGCAAGCAGGCGGCGGCTTGGTCCCGCAAGCGCAGCCGACGCATCCTCAACGTCGCCATGAAGTACGCAATCCGGCGGCGCATCCTACGGGCCAACCCGCTTCCCAAGGGCAAGGAGTCGACGGCCGCCGTAAAGACCACGAACGCCGTGGGCAAGCGGTCCCTGCTGAACCCGGAGCAGGCGGCGGCGATCCTCGACTGGATACGGCGCCGGCCGCGCGGCGGCGAGCGACTTCACGCCTTCTTCGCCACGCTGTACTACTGCGGTCCACGGCCCGAGGAAGCCGTAGTCATGCGCGTGGAGGACGTGGCCCTGCCCCAGCCCGACGCCGCCGACCAGTGGTGCGAGCTGCTGTTCCACCCCGCGACCCCCGAGGTCGGCAAGCAGTGGACAGACACGGGGGAGATCCACGAACAACGCGACCTGAAAGGCCGTGCGGAGGGTGAGACCCGCACCGTCCCTGGACATCCCGCCCTGACCCGTATCCTTCGGCAGCACATCGAGGCAGAACAGCTCAAGCCGGGTGACCTGATGTTCCAGGGAGAGTCGGGCGGCATCCTCGCCGGTTCCGTCATCCGTCGAGCGTGGCGCAACGCCCGCAAGGCCGTACTGCCCCCGCACGTCTTCGAATCACCCACCGGGCGGCACGTCTACGACAACCGGAACACGCGCTTGACGAAGTGGCTGAACGACGGGATTCCACCCGCCCAGGTGGCCGAGTGGGCCGGAAACAGTGTTGCCGTGCTCCTGGCGACCTACGCCCGATGCGTCGAGGGCCAGCTGCCCGACCTGAAGCGGCGACTCGAAGCCGCCGGAGACCTCCCCGAGCAGCCGTCCACCGGCTGA
- a CDS encoding dynamin family protein, with protein sequence MVTLDVRPQLLDALSALRDRVAAARFPLPLAGAPRARANRDELLAQLDDYLVPRLREPEAPLLAVVGGSTGAGKSTLVNSLVGRRVSEAGVLRPTTRTPVLVCHPEDHHWFSGMRVLPDLTRVWVPQQDSTDDLLLPGENPARVLRVETAETLPPGLALLDAPDIDSLVADNRVLAAELICAADIWVMVTTAARYADAVPWHMLRTAKEYDVTLVTVLDRVPHQVVNEVSRQYGALLTKAGLGEVPRFTVPELPESAWGGGLLPASAVAQLRTWLIHQAQDPAARQHVLARTAYGVLDSLKSRMPELAGAAAAQYAAALRLTSAVEGAYDNEHARVRGRLQNGAVLAGDALKRWRAFPLDCTAAELLDALVESLSALLLCAVTAADERIDDAWRREPASAAPELAARETGADSAEHRIGLAVRRWRRELEEHAEDEVRELDRNLAPDPELVAALVATSLLGGRRGRMAGEGLAERIGAHGALRLRDRAGRLLTEHVDRVLHAERERRLAPLDALDIHPEPQAELIAALSVLQKER encoded by the coding sequence GTGGTGACCTTGGACGTACGGCCTCAGCTGCTCGACGCACTCTCCGCCCTGCGCGACCGTGTCGCCGCCGCACGCTTCCCGCTGCCCCTGGCGGGGGCCCCACGCGCGCGTGCCAACCGCGACGAACTCCTCGCGCAGCTCGACGACTACTTGGTGCCCCGCTTGCGGGAGCCCGAAGCGCCGCTTCTGGCCGTCGTGGGCGGGTCGACCGGAGCCGGCAAATCGACGCTCGTGAACTCCCTCGTGGGACGGCGGGTCAGCGAGGCGGGCGTGCTGCGGCCGACGACACGCACCCCCGTGCTGGTCTGCCATCCGGAGGACCACCACTGGTTCAGCGGGATGAGAGTGCTGCCCGATCTCACCCGCGTGTGGGTGCCCCAGCAGGACTCCACCGACGACCTGCTGCTCCCGGGCGAGAACCCCGCGCGCGTGCTGCGCGTCGAGACCGCAGAGACCCTCCCGCCCGGCCTCGCCCTCCTCGACGCGCCCGACATCGACTCCCTGGTCGCCGACAACCGCGTCCTGGCCGCCGAACTCATCTGCGCCGCCGACATCTGGGTGATGGTCACCACGGCCGCCCGCTACGCCGACGCCGTCCCCTGGCACATGCTGCGCACCGCCAAGGAGTACGACGTCACCCTCGTGACCGTGCTCGACCGTGTGCCCCACCAGGTCGTGAACGAGGTGTCGCGGCAGTACGGGGCCCTGCTCACCAAGGCCGGACTCGGCGAGGTGCCGCGCTTCACCGTGCCCGAACTGCCCGAGTCCGCCTGGGGCGGCGGGCTCCTGCCGGCCTCCGCCGTCGCCCAGTTGCGCACCTGGCTGATCCACCAGGCCCAGGACCCCGCGGCCCGGCAGCACGTCCTCGCCCGTACGGCGTACGGCGTCCTCGACTCCCTCAAGTCCCGCATGCCCGAGCTGGCCGGTGCCGCCGCCGCGCAGTACGCCGCAGCGCTACGGCTCACCTCCGCCGTCGAGGGGGCGTACGACAACGAGCACGCGCGCGTGCGGGGCCGGTTGCAGAACGGGGCGGTCCTCGCCGGGGACGCGCTCAAGCGGTGGCGCGCCTTCCCCCTGGACTGCACCGCCGCCGAACTGCTCGACGCGCTCGTGGAGAGCCTCAGCGCACTGCTGCTGTGTGCCGTCACCGCCGCCGACGAGCGCATCGACGACGCCTGGCGGCGCGAACCGGCGTCCGCCGCCCCGGAACTCGCCGCACGCGAGACCGGCGCGGACAGTGCCGAACACCGCATCGGGCTCGCCGTACGGCGGTGGCGGCGGGAGCTCGAGGAACACGCCGAGGACGAGGTCCGTGAACTCGACCGCAACCTCGCACCGGACCCCGAACTGGTGGCCGCCCTGGTCGCCACCTCCCTGCTGGGCGGCCGCCGGGGCCGGATGGCCGGAGAAGGGCTCGCCGAGCGGATCGGCGCCCATGGCGCCCTGCGGCTGCGCGACCGGGCCGGGCGGCTGCTCACCGAGCACGTGGACCGCGTCCTGCACGCCGAGCGCGAGCGCCGGCTCGCCCCGCTCGACGCGCTCGACATCCACCCCGAGCCCCAGGCCGAACTCATCGCCGCGCTGTCCGTACTGCAGAAGGAGAGGTGA
- a CDS encoding GTP-binding protein codes for MTDNRSAAPQTVTPLVYDGSLRSRLEALRELVGLSRTRLDSRTLSEAGRVLDEASARRRLSGQHTVVAIAGATGSGKSQLFNALAGVTISETGVRRPTTAAPIACSWSDGAASLIERLGIPPRLRRRPLPTGDGESPLRGLVLIDLPDHDSAAVQHRRHVDRILALVDAVIWVVDPEKYADAVLHERYLRPMAAHAEVMFVVLNQIDRLPGEAAEQVLDDLRRLLDEDGIALGEYGEPGTTVLALSALTGDGVGELREALGQFVSERGAPNRRISADVDVAAARLWPVYATQRRTGLSEQAREEFSDRLADAVGATAAGEAAERAWLRNANRACGTPWLRLWRWYHDRGEPTTGRLPGRTQSEEEATARQRVEQAVRTVADRASAGLPAPWAQAVREAAVRGSQGLPEALDELTARAGVPAGRPPRPGWWPLAVLVQASMTILQFLGGLWLLGQIIGVMAPNLGVPVLLMVIGIVGGPLIEWSCRMAARGPARRYGLEAERRLREAAAGCGRARVLDPVAAELLRYREVREQYGRVVGTGR; via the coding sequence ATGACGGACAACCGCTCCGCCGCCCCGCAGACGGTGACCCCCCTGGTGTACGACGGGTCACTGCGCTCCCGGCTCGAGGCCCTGCGTGAACTCGTGGGGCTCTCCCGTACCCGGCTCGACAGCCGGACGCTGTCGGAGGCCGGCCGGGTGCTCGACGAGGCGTCCGCGCGGCGCAGGCTCTCCGGGCAGCACACCGTCGTCGCCATCGCGGGCGCCACCGGCAGCGGCAAGTCGCAGCTGTTCAACGCGCTCGCCGGGGTGACCATCTCGGAGACGGGCGTACGCCGTCCCACCACCGCCGCGCCCATCGCGTGCAGCTGGAGCGACGGGGCCGCCAGTCTCATCGAACGGCTCGGCATCCCGCCCCGGCTGCGCCGCCGGCCGCTGCCGACCGGCGACGGCGAATCGCCGCTGCGCGGACTCGTCCTCATCGACCTGCCCGACCACGACTCCGCGGCCGTACAGCACCGACGGCACGTGGACCGCATCCTGGCGCTCGTCGACGCCGTGATCTGGGTCGTCGACCCGGAGAAGTACGCGGACGCCGTCCTCCACGAGCGCTATCTGCGGCCGATGGCGGCTCACGCCGAGGTCATGTTCGTCGTCCTCAACCAGATCGACCGGCTGCCCGGGGAGGCAGCCGAGCAGGTCCTCGACGATCTGCGGCGGCTCCTCGACGAGGACGGCATCGCCCTCGGCGAGTACGGCGAACCGGGTACGACCGTGCTCGCGCTGTCCGCGCTCACGGGGGACGGCGTCGGCGAACTGCGTGAGGCCCTCGGCCAGTTCGTTTCGGAACGCGGGGCGCCGAACCGCCGCATCTCGGCCGACGTGGACGTCGCCGCGGCCCGGCTCTGGCCCGTCTACGCCACTCAGCGGCGGACCGGGCTCAGCGAACAGGCCCGGGAGGAGTTCTCCGACCGCCTCGCGGACGCGGTGGGCGCCACGGCGGCGGGCGAGGCGGCCGAGCGTGCGTGGCTGCGCAACGCCAACCGCGCCTGCGGGACGCCCTGGCTGCGGTTGTGGCGCTGGTACCACGACCGCGGCGAGCCCACCACGGGCCGGCTCCCCGGGCGTACGCAATCCGAGGAGGAGGCGACGGCCCGTCAGCGGGTCGAGCAGGCGGTACGGACGGTGGCCGACCGGGCGTCGGCCGGGCTGCCGGCGCCCTGGGCGCAGGCGGTGCGTGAGGCGGCCGTCCGCGGCTCGCAGGGGCTGCCCGAGGCGCTGGACGAACTGACCGCGCGCGCGGGCGTGCCGGCGGGGCGGCCGCCTCGGCCGGGCTGGTGGCCGCTTGCCGTCCTCGTCCAGGCGTCCATGACGATCCTGCAGTTCCTGGGCGGGCTGTGGCTGCTGGGCCAGATCATCGGGGTCATGGCGCCGAACCTCGGGGTGCCGGTGCTGCTGATGGTGATCGGCATCGTCGGCGGCCCCCTCATCGAGTGGAGCTGCCGGATGGCCGCCCGCGGCCCGGCCAGGCGCTACGGCCTGGAGGCGGAACGCCGGTTGCGGGAGGCCGCGGCCGGATGCGGCAGGGCCCGGGTCCTGGACCCGGTGGCGGCGGAGCTGCTGCGGTACCGGGAGGTCCGGGAGCAGTACGGGAGGGTGGTGGGGACGGGGCGTTGA
- a CDS encoding single-stranded DNA-binding protein gives MNETMVCAVGRVATQPVYREMASGPSARFRMAVTARYWDREKNTWTDGHTNFFTVWANRQLATNTAASLTVGEPVIVQGRLKVRTDVREGQSWTSADIDAVAIGHDLAWGTSAFRRAGKTETVASPTQPEPNWETVPEGSAEPGDAGAQRPAEVALLT, from the coding sequence ATGAACGAGACGATGGTCTGCGCGGTCGGCAGGGTGGCGACGCAGCCGGTGTACCGGGAGATGGCGTCCGGCCCGTCGGCCAGGTTCAGGATGGCGGTGACCGCGCGCTACTGGGACCGCGAGAAGAACACGTGGACGGACGGGCACACCAACTTCTTCACGGTGTGGGCCAACCGCCAGCTGGCCACGAACACGGCGGCGTCGCTGACGGTCGGCGAGCCCGTGATCGTGCAGGGCAGGCTGAAGGTGCGGACCGACGTACGCGAAGGGCAGAGCTGGACGTCGGCGGACATCGACGCCGTGGCGATCGGCCACGATCTGGCCTGGGGCACCTCGGCCTTCAGGCGTGCGGGAAAGACGGAGACGGTGGCCTCGCCGACACAGCCGGAGCCCAACTGGGAGACAGTCCCCGAAGGTTCCGCTGAACCTGGGGACGCTGGTGCACAACGCCCTGCGGAGGTCGCACTGCTGACGTGA
- a CDS encoding Cys-Gln thioester bond-forming surface protein, translating into MFASFSELFVRRRGAARLATATMLTGLAAAAGLAGAGPVTAADETTHNQGGAAATIGGLKTYGAAVIHAGTGDQEISAGLFEMSVDGGGMLQTYCVDLHNPTQRDAKYHETSWSGTSLGANKDAGKIRWILQNSYPQVNDLATLARKAGVRGALTEQDAAAGTQVAIWRYSDDIGVDALDPQAEQLADYLEKNARNLPEPRASLTLEPPAVSGRPGERIGPVTVRTNAGSATVTPPADAATSGVRVVDRQGKAVTSTPDGGQVFFDVPEDAAAGTAELTVQASTTVPVGRAFASESRSQTQILAGSSESTVSATAGATWAKQGPVPALSAAKNCAEGGVDIIASNKGDEPFTFDLAGLEHTIAAGESRTVTVPIQEDQAYDFTIHGPGGFEKRFTGMLDCQTRGSDTGTTTQTLSEPSPATVGGTAPDTNLAETGSSGITPLIAGVAIGLVLIGGTTLIVLRRREATAGE; encoded by the coding sequence GTGTTTGCTTCGTTCTCTGAGCTGTTCGTACGCAGGCGAGGTGCGGCCCGCCTCGCCACCGCGACCATGCTGACCGGGCTCGCCGCCGCGGCCGGGCTGGCCGGTGCCGGCCCGGTCACCGCGGCCGACGAGACGACGCACAACCAGGGCGGCGCGGCCGCGACGATAGGCGGCCTCAAGACGTACGGCGCTGCCGTGATACACGCCGGCACCGGCGACCAGGAGATCTCGGCGGGCCTGTTCGAGATGTCCGTCGACGGCGGAGGCATGCTGCAGACGTACTGCGTGGACCTCCACAACCCCACGCAGCGGGACGCCAAGTACCACGAGACGTCCTGGAGCGGCACGTCCCTGGGCGCCAACAAGGACGCCGGCAAGATCCGCTGGATCTTGCAGAACTCCTACCCGCAGGTCAACGACCTCGCGACGCTGGCGCGGAAGGCGGGCGTGCGCGGAGCACTGACCGAGCAGGACGCCGCGGCCGGCACACAGGTGGCGATCTGGCGCTACTCGGACGACATCGGGGTCGATGCCCTCGACCCGCAGGCCGAGCAGCTCGCCGACTACCTGGAGAAGAACGCCCGCAATCTGCCCGAGCCCCGTGCCTCGCTCACCCTGGAGCCCCCCGCGGTCTCCGGGCGGCCGGGGGAGCGGATCGGACCGGTGACGGTGCGCACCAACGCCGGCAGCGCGACGGTCACCCCGCCCGCGGACGCCGCCACGAGCGGAGTGCGGGTCGTCGACAGGCAGGGCAAAGCCGTCACCTCCACGCCCGACGGCGGGCAGGTGTTCTTCGACGTGCCCGAGGACGCGGCAGCCGGTACGGCGGAACTGACCGTGCAGGCTTCGACCACCGTGCCGGTCGGCCGGGCCTTCGCCTCCGAGAGCCGTAGTCAGACCCAGATCCTGGCAGGTTCCAGCGAGTCGACGGTGTCCGCGACGGCCGGGGCGACCTGGGCGAAGCAGGGCCCGGTCCCGGCGCTGTCGGCGGCGAAGAACTGCGCCGAGGGAGGCGTCGACATCATCGCCTCCAACAAGGGCGACGAGCCGTTCACCTTCGATCTGGCCGGTCTGGAGCACACCATCGCCGCGGGCGAGTCCCGCACGGTGACGGTCCCGATCCAGGAGGACCAGGCCTACGACTTCACGATCCACGGCCCGGGCGGCTTCGAGAAGCGCTTCACCGGCATGCTGGACTGCCAGACCCGCGGCAGCGACACCGGCACCACCACCCAGACCCTCAGCGAACCGAGCCCGGCGACCGTGGGCGGCACGGCCCCCGACACCAACCTCGCCGAAACGGGCAGCTCCGGCATCACCCCCCTGATCGCTGGCGTCGCCATCGGCCTGGTCCTGATCGGCGGAACGACACTGATCGTGCTGCGGCGCAGGGAGGCGACGGCCGGGGAGTGA
- a CDS encoding CHAT domain-containing protein, translating into MVTGLVVDVNGFELVVDGERVGPRRLLQTADTELLTAVAGQYVDAVRSGSKNQALLAVGRELYRWLDGDLGQLTRLLDEASAPLVFEVRASAKPSAAAWALLRAPYELLAAPGGGFLAEGPELFAVARRLGQPSPAQALDGYRLGVAFMASAPRGQHELDFEAEEMAILNAVGETSVDLVVEDSGNPEHLGLRLSELGGMPVVHLSCHGLHNWRPGPDGPATPVLLMEDDLGEGCPTSADALVGLLTPRPRLAFVSACLTATGADVAGHVPAGAGHRGGSIAEPGVSVAHSMATGLVAAGIPAVIGWDGSVSDRAATRFAERLYRQLGRRVEVAEAVADARRHLLACSDERQRADWHLARLWLGPAGGGPLVAGNRKRQMVRPHHVTKTFLDRKHQLPVAAAEMFVGRRPEMQHTLRALRGGQKAGVLLHGQGRLGKSSLAARIADRHPNRAVAVVFGDYTPTAILDAITDAVTTNPDARTLIENRRAEVREQPERLKPLLIDLLAGPCSQELDDVRKPLLLIIDDLEQILTANPDGPHRLDPEHATVFADALSAFDPAITDSRLLITSRYTFTLGGLEDRLEPVQLQPLSPAAQRKLQRRQQDLAPAEYQARRADLAQRALEVSCGNPGLQDLIGLRLVYSSQVDQARAEAAVADMEAYLHQGDLPADNADIGEFLENLALDTLLSQAGPAHRDLLRACTLFTVPVPQPVIDVLADAVGGSASRLCGLGLLDAFPDQHRSAVAALAVNALAAGRLAPLTPDERAALATVAAEPLYAQWGGATPRPARGSDLDLQLTQLALAADNPTIIADCAAAAVAALRQGPASTAAELGRDAITLLDHHNHEVPVNLLRIVADAAVTSGDGDRADALLHRAIQQTGTSDLQSNPASHAALLYDRANRLITRGQADQAEDLLHQARQLFTDAGETREVAVTWAKIADILVQRGEVDEALRIRREVALPVFERIGDIREVAVIWGKIADILVQRGEVDEALRIRREVALPVYERIGDTRSVAVIWGQIADIFEQRGEVDEALRIRREVALPVFERIGDTRSVAVIWGKIAEIFEQRGEVDEALRIRREVALPVFERIGDIREATVIWGKIADIFEQRGEVEEALRIRREVALPVFERIGDTRSVAVTWGKIAEIFEQRGEVDEALRIRSEIALPVYERIGDTRSVAVTWGKIAYIFEQRGEIDEALELQLKRLEVNEQLGDMDGIAAANWDLARIDLSRLDLDVAVPRLVTSFQLFLKLQRPDGIAVVGAALGQLLLAAGQHGQAQQVFQAGRAAAAKIGFADVVDQLDELLRATGDGNEEA; encoded by the coding sequence ATGGTTACCGGGCTGGTTGTGGACGTCAACGGGTTTGAGCTGGTCGTTGATGGCGAGCGGGTCGGTCCTCGTCGGTTATTGCAGACCGCTGATACCGAGCTGCTCACTGCCGTCGCTGGCCAGTATGTCGATGCCGTGCGCAGCGGCTCCAAAAACCAGGCGCTGCTCGCGGTGGGACGCGAGTTGTATCGGTGGCTCGATGGCGACCTCGGCCAGTTGACGCGTCTGCTCGATGAGGCGTCGGCGCCGCTGGTGTTCGAGGTGCGAGCGTCGGCGAAGCCTTCCGCGGCGGCGTGGGCGCTGCTGCGGGCCCCGTACGAGCTGCTGGCCGCCCCCGGGGGCGGGTTTCTTGCCGAGGGGCCGGAGTTGTTCGCTGTGGCGCGTCGGCTCGGTCAGCCGAGTCCGGCGCAGGCCCTGGACGGGTACCGGCTCGGGGTGGCCTTCATGGCTTCGGCACCGCGGGGCCAGCACGAGCTGGACTTCGAGGCCGAGGAGATGGCCATCCTCAACGCTGTCGGGGAGACGAGCGTTGATCTCGTTGTCGAGGACTCCGGCAATCCCGAGCATCTTGGTCTGCGTCTGTCCGAGCTCGGCGGGATGCCGGTGGTGCATCTGTCGTGTCACGGGCTGCACAACTGGCGCCCGGGGCCCGACGGGCCCGCCACCCCTGTCCTGCTGATGGAAGATGATCTCGGGGAGGGGTGCCCGACGAGCGCGGACGCGCTGGTGGGCCTGTTGACTCCTCGGCCGCGGCTGGCGTTCGTGTCGGCCTGCCTGACCGCAACCGGTGCCGACGTGGCCGGGCATGTTCCCGCCGGGGCCGGCCACCGCGGCGGTTCGATAGCCGAGCCCGGCGTGTCGGTGGCGCACTCGATGGCCACCGGGCTGGTGGCCGCGGGGATTCCCGCGGTCATCGGCTGGGACGGCTCGGTCAGCGACCGGGCCGCCACTCGTTTCGCCGAACGCCTGTACCGGCAGCTCGGCCGCCGTGTCGAGGTGGCCGAGGCAGTCGCCGACGCCCGCCGCCACCTGCTGGCCTGTTCCGATGAGCGCCAGCGCGCCGACTGGCACCTGGCGCGGCTGTGGCTGGGGCCGGCTGGCGGCGGCCCGCTCGTCGCGGGTAACCGCAAACGCCAGATGGTGCGCCCGCACCATGTGACCAAGACGTTCCTGGACCGCAAGCACCAACTGCCGGTCGCGGCAGCGGAAATGTTCGTCGGCCGCCGCCCGGAGATGCAGCACACACTGCGGGCCCTGCGCGGCGGGCAGAAGGCCGGGGTCCTGCTCCACGGGCAGGGCCGGTTGGGCAAGTCGAGCCTGGCCGCCCGGATCGCCGACCGTCACCCCAACCGGGCCGTCGCGGTCGTGTTCGGCGACTACACCCCGACAGCGATCCTCGACGCCATCACCGACGCCGTCACCACCAACCCCGACGCCCGCACCCTCATCGAAAACAGGCGTGCCGAGGTCCGCGAACAGCCGGAACGTCTCAAACCGCTGCTGATCGATCTGCTGGCCGGACCGTGCTCCCAGGAACTCGACGACGTCCGCAAACCCCTCCTGTTGATCATCGACGATCTCGAACAGATCCTGACGGCCAACCCTGACGGCCCGCACCGGCTCGACCCCGAGCACGCCACCGTGTTCGCCGACGCGCTCTCCGCGTTCGACCCGGCCATCACCGACAGTCGACTTCTGATCACGAGCCGCTACACGTTCACTCTCGGCGGGCTGGAGGACCGGCTGGAACCGGTCCAGTTGCAGCCACTGTCGCCGGCGGCCCAGCGCAAGCTCCAACGCCGTCAGCAGGATCTCGCCCCGGCCGAGTACCAGGCCCGGCGCGCGGACCTGGCCCAGCGGGCCCTGGAAGTCAGCTGCGGCAACCCCGGACTGCAGGACCTCATCGGCCTACGGCTGGTCTACAGCAGCCAGGTCGACCAGGCCCGCGCCGAGGCCGCCGTCGCCGACATGGAGGCCTACCTTCACCAGGGTGACCTCCCAGCCGACAACGCCGACATCGGCGAGTTCCTGGAAAACCTCGCCCTCGACACTCTCCTCAGCCAGGCCGGGCCCGCCCACCGCGACCTGTTGCGGGCCTGCACCCTGTTCACCGTCCCGGTCCCGCAACCCGTCATCGACGTCCTCGCCGACGCTGTCGGCGGATCGGCGTCCCGCCTGTGCGGCCTCGGGCTCCTTGACGCCTTCCCCGACCAGCACCGCAGCGCCGTCGCGGCCTTGGCCGTCAATGCCCTCGCGGCCGGACGCCTGGCCCCCCTCACCCCCGACGAGCGGGCCGCCCTAGCCACCGTGGCCGCCGAACCGCTGTATGCGCAATGGGGCGGTGCCACACCCCGACCCGCCCGCGGCAGCGACCTGGACCTACAGCTGACCCAACTGGCCCTGGCCGCCGACAACCCGACCATCATCGCCGACTGCGCCGCCGCTGCCGTGGCTGCCCTGCGGCAAGGCCCGGCCTCCACCGCCGCCGAACTCGGCCGCGACGCGATCACCCTCCTCGACCACCACAACCACGAGGTCCCTGTCAACCTGCTACGGATCGTCGCCGACGCGGCCGTCACCAGCGGCGACGGCGACCGCGCCGACGCCCTGCTCCACCGTGCCATCCAGCAGACCGGGACCAGCGACCTGCAGAGCAACCCGGCCAGCCACGCCGCACTCCTCTACGACCGCGCCAACCGCCTGATCACCCGCGGCCAGGCCGACCAGGCCGAAGACCTGCTCCACCAGGCCCGCCAACTGTTCACCGACGCCGGTGAGACCCGCGAGGTCGCCGTCACCTGGGCGAAGATCGCTGACATCCTCGTGCAGCGGGGTGAGGTCGATGAGGCGTTGCGGATCCGCCGTGAGGTCGCCCTGCCGGTGTTCGAGCGGATCGGTGACATCCGCGAGGTCGCGGTCATCTGGGGGAAGATCGCTGACATCCTCGTGCAGCGGGGTGAGGTCGATGAGGCGTTGCGGATCCGCCGTGAGGTCGCCCTGCCGGTGTACGAGCGGATCGGTGATACCCGCTCGGTCGCGGTCATCTGGGGCCAGATCGCTGACATCTTCGAGCAGCGGGGTGAGGTCGATGAGGCGTTGCGGATCCGCCGTGAGGTCGCCCTGCCGGTGTTCGAGCGGATCGGTGATACCCGCTCGGTCGCGGTCATCTGGGGGAAGATCGCTGAAATCTTCGAGCAGCGGGGTGAGGTCGATGAGGCGTTGCGGATCCGCCGTGAGGTCGCCCTGCCGGTGTTCGAGCGGATCGGTGACATCCGCGAGGCCACGGTCATCTGGGGGAAGATCGCTGACATCTTCGAGCAGCGGGGTGAGGTCGAGGAGGCGTTGCGGATCCGCCGTGAGGTCGCCCTGCCGGTGTTCGAGCGGATCGGTGATACCCGTTCGGTCGCGGTGACCTGGGGGAAGATCGCTGAAATCTTCGAGCAGCGGGGTGAGGTCGACGAGGCGTTGCGGATCCGCAGTGAGATCGCCCTGCCGGTGTACGAGCGGATCGGTGATACCCGCTCGGTCGCGGTCACCTGGGGGAAGATCGCCTACATCTTCGAGCAGCGGGGCGAGATCGACGAGGCCCTCGAACTGCAGCTCAAGCGCTTGGAAGTCAATGAGCAGCTCGGCGACATGGACGGCATCGCGGCAGCCAATTGGGACCTGGCGCGAATCGATCTGAGTCGCCTGGATCTCGACGTGGCCGTGCCGAGGCTGGTCACCTCGTTTCAGCTCTTTCTGAAGCTTCAACGGCCGGATGGCATCGCGGTCGTCGGGGCTGCTTTGGGGCAACTCCTGCTGGCCGCGGGCCAACACGGGCAGGCCCAACAGGTGTTTCAAGCGGGCCGAGCCGCCGCTGCCAAGATCGGTTTCGCGGACGTTGTCGACCAGCTTGATGAGCTACTGAGGGCCACTGGCGACGGAAACGAGGAAGCATGA